From one Rosa rugosa chromosome 4, drRosRugo1.1, whole genome shotgun sequence genomic stretch:
- the LOC133744382 gene encoding disease resistance protein RPV1-like, with the protein MLEILDVDRDDVRMVGKWGTGGIGKTTIAKTVYNKIAYKFKGSFFLANIVAGKELIATNVYEGSTLLRERLRHKRILLVLDDVNKLGQLNKLAGTSDWFQCGSRVIITTRDKHLLIAHQVKPIYEVHELGHHEAHELFSSYAFKNNKNLDDNEKLSVSSIVEYAKGLSLALENRSDVIQILEGCGHINPEQSIKVLEENALIYVGRYLSMHDLLEEMGKEIVYRQSPNEAGERNRLWYHEDVHQVLTESTGISKTEGIIVKLPTIYKIHLSPRCFEKMKNL; encoded by the exons ATGCTTGAAATTTTAGATGTTGACAGAGATGATGTACGCATGGTAGGGAAATGGGGAACTGGTGGAATAGGGAAGACAACAATTGCTAAAACTGTTTACAATAAAATTGCCTATAAGTTTAAAGGTAGCTTCTTTTTGGCAAAT aTTGTTGCGGGGAAAGAATTGATAGCAACAAATGTTTATGAAGGAAGCACTTTATTGCGTGAAAGATTGAGACATAAAAGGATTCTCTtagttcttgatgatgtgaataAACTAGGCCAGTTAAACAAATTAGCAGGAACATCTGATTGGTTTCAATGTGGCAGCAGAGTTATCATAACAACAAGAGATAAGCATTTGTTGATTGCTCATCAAGTGAAGCCAATATATGAGGTCCATGAACTAGGTCATCATGAAGCTCATGAGCTCTTCAGTTCATATGCCTTCAAGAATAATAAAAATTTGGATGACAATGAGAAACTGTCTGTTAGTAGTATTGTTGAATATGCTAAAGGGCTTTCACTAGCACTAGAG AATAGAAGTGATGTGATACAAATACTAGAAGGTTGTGGCCACATCAACCCCGAGCAAAGTATTAAAGTTCTCGAAGAAAATGCCCTCATATATGTTGGTAGATATTTAAGCATGCATGATTTGCTGGAAGAAATGGGAAAAGAGATAGTTTATCGACAATCACCAAACGAGGCTGGTGAACGCAACAGATTATGGTATCATGAGGATGTGCACCAAGTTTTAACAGAAAGCACA GGAATTAGTAAAACTGAAGGGATAATTGTAAAGCTGCCTACAATATATAAGATACACTTGAGTCCTAGATGCTTTGAAAAGATGAAAAatctttaa